A single region of the Thioalkalivibrio nitratireducens DSM 14787 genome encodes:
- the parC gene encoding DNA topoisomerase IV subunit A, with product MPENLTLDFADAERLPLKDFTEKAYLDYSMYVILDRALPHVGDGLKPVQRRIIYAMSELGLTATAKYKKSARTVGDVLGKFHPHGDSACYEAMVLMAQPFSYRYPFVDGQGNWGSPDDPKSFAAMRYTESRLSRYAQLLLSELDQGTVDWAPNFDGTLEEPKVLPARLPNVLLNGATGIAVGMATDILPHNLREVAAACVHLLKHPDATVDDLIEHIPGPDFPCESEIITSRGDLRKMYASGHGAVRARARYERENGDIVITALPYQASGARVLEQIAGQINAKKLPMVEDLRDESDHEHPTRLVITPRSQRVDIEGLMVHLFATTDLEKSYRVNMNLIGLDGRPRVKNLRELLIEWLGFRVATVRRRLQWRLDKVLARLHVLAGLLIAYLNIDEVIRIIRENDKPKPVLMERFGLSDIQAEAILELKLRHLAKLEEMKIRGEQDELAAEREQLEKTLASERRLKRLVADEIRTDAENFGDDRRSPLVERSAAQALEETALVPTEPLTIVLSKMGWVRAAKGHEVDPAALNYKAGDGFLAALAGRSNQPVAFLDSTGRAYTLPAHTLPSARGQGEPLSGRVTLADGGHFVGLATGASDERWALATDHGYGFVVRLGDLFSRQKAGKAVLNVSAGAGVLAPQRLREAETDRIALATSEGHLLVIRAADLPEMARGKGNKIIGIPAARLKEGKERVVAIAVLPEGATLVVHAGRRFKGMGPSEWAEYEGERGRRGLKLPRGYQKVDRLEVQL from the coding sequence ATGCCCGAGAACCTGACGCTGGACTTCGCGGATGCCGAGCGTCTGCCGCTGAAGGATTTCACCGAGAAGGCGTACCTGGACTATTCCATGTACGTGATCCTGGACCGGGCCCTGCCTCATGTGGGCGACGGCCTGAAGCCGGTGCAGCGGCGGATTATCTACGCGATGAGCGAGCTGGGACTGACCGCGACTGCGAAGTACAAGAAATCCGCGCGTACTGTCGGGGATGTGCTCGGCAAGTTCCATCCGCACGGCGACAGCGCCTGCTACGAGGCGATGGTGCTGATGGCGCAGCCGTTTTCCTACCGCTACCCGTTTGTCGACGGGCAGGGCAACTGGGGCTCGCCGGACGACCCGAAGAGCTTCGCGGCGATGCGCTACACCGAGTCGCGGTTGTCGCGCTACGCCCAGCTGCTGCTGTCCGAACTCGACCAGGGGACGGTGGACTGGGCGCCGAACTTCGACGGCACGTTGGAAGAACCGAAGGTGCTGCCTGCGCGGCTTCCGAACGTGCTTCTCAATGGTGCGACCGGGATCGCGGTGGGCATGGCGACCGACATCCTGCCGCACAACCTGCGCGAGGTCGCGGCTGCTTGCGTGCACCTGCTGAAACACCCGGATGCGACCGTGGACGACCTGATCGAGCACATCCCCGGCCCCGACTTCCCCTGCGAGTCGGAGATCATCACCTCGCGCGGAGACCTGCGAAAGATGTACGCGAGCGGGCATGGAGCGGTGCGCGCGCGGGCCCGCTACGAGCGCGAGAACGGCGATATCGTGATCACCGCGCTGCCCTACCAGGCCTCGGGGGCGCGGGTGCTGGAACAGATCGCGGGCCAGATCAACGCGAAGAAGTTGCCGATGGTCGAGGATCTGCGCGACGAGTCCGACCACGAACACCCGACCCGGCTGGTGATCACCCCACGCAGCCAGCGCGTCGACATCGAGGGTCTGATGGTCCACTTGTTCGCGACAACCGACCTCGAGAAGAGCTACCGCGTCAACATGAACCTGATCGGTCTCGACGGTCGCCCGCGGGTGAAAAACCTGCGCGAACTCCTGATCGAGTGGCTGGGGTTTCGCGTGGCGACCGTGCGCCGGCGGCTGCAGTGGCGGCTCGACAAGGTGCTCGCGCGGCTGCACGTGCTGGCCGGCCTGCTGATCGCTTATCTGAACATCGACGAGGTGATCCGGATCATCCGGGAGAACGACAAGCCCAAACCGGTGCTGATGGAGCGCTTTGGCCTCAGCGATATCCAGGCCGAGGCGATCCTGGAACTGAAGCTGCGGCACCTGGCGAAGCTCGAGGAAATGAAGATCCGCGGCGAGCAGGATGAACTTGCCGCCGAGCGCGAACAACTGGAGAAGACCCTGGCGTCGGAGCGGCGCCTGAAGCGCCTGGTCGCGGACGAGATTCGCACCGATGCCGAGAACTTCGGCGACGACCGCCGGTCGCCGCTGGTCGAGCGCTCGGCCGCGCAGGCGCTCGAAGAAACCGCGCTGGTGCCGACCGAGCCGCTGACCATCGTGCTGTCGAAAATGGGCTGGGTGCGTGCGGCGAAAGGCCACGAGGTGGACCCGGCCGCACTGAACTACAAAGCGGGGGATGGTTTCCTGGCCGCGCTCGCCGGACGCAGCAATCAGCCGGTTGCGTTCCTGGATTCGACCGGCCGCGCCTACACGCTGCCGGCGCACACGCTGCCGTCGGCGCGCGGGCAGGGCGAACCGCTTTCCGGACGCGTGACGCTGGCAGACGGCGGCCACTTCGTCGGACTTGCAACCGGGGCGTCGGATGAGCGCTGGGCGCTGGCCACCGATCACGGTTATGGATTCGTGGTCCGGCTCGGCGACCTGTTCAGCCGCCAGAAGGCCGGCAAGGCCGTGCTGAACGTGTCTGCCGGGGCGGGTGTGCTGGCGCCACAGCGGCTGCGCGAGGCCGAGACCGATCGGATCGCGCTGGCAACCTCCGAGGGTCACCTGCTGGTGATTCGTGCGGCCGATCTGCCGGAGATGGCGCGCGGCAAGGGCAACAAGATCATCGGTATCCCTGCGGCCCGCCTGAAAGAAGGCAAGGAGCGGGTGGTGGCGATCGCAGTGCTGCCCGAAGGCGCGACGCTGGTGGTGCACGCCGGGCGCAGGTTCAAAGGCATGGGCCCGTCCGAGTGGGCCGAGTACGAGGGCGAGCGGGGCCGGCGGGGTCTGAAGCTGCCGCGCGGCTACCAGAAGGTGGACCGGCTGGAGGTGCAGCTGTGA
- a CDS encoding phospholipase D-like domain-containing protein, with the protein MDLETGWIASGIAAAVFLLAVATAVHALLQRRETGAVIAWVGLIFLLPLAGSILYWLFGINRIRRRARALREGHSPAPAAHRSLDVDPDLSARWRGLLGSGDALSPFTVAPGNRVTPLFDGDRAYQAMLYAIDGAQRRVTLATYIFDADPIGLHFAERLKAARDRGVDVRVLIDGIGARYSRRSMLRHLRRLGVRTAAFLPVQLPRTVAVFNLRNHRKLLVVDGTIGFTGGMNIRRGHCRTAPGKHPIHDLHFEIEGPVVEQLEAIFCEDWHFSTRERVTTAPGSDRPAGPPPGHTPCRGLPDGPDEDFEVLQFTLLAALAEARERVTIVTPYFLPDVGLLGALKTAALRGVQVDILLPERSNLRLVQWAGNPLHTELVERGCRLWLTPPPFNHSKLMLVDECWVLFGSGNWDPRSLRLNFEFNVECYDAELGRRLGRWASELRARSRRLDLAEIQKRPIPMRLRDGAARLLTPYL; encoded by the coding sequence TTGGACCTGGAGACAGGCTGGATCGCCAGCGGCATCGCGGCCGCCGTATTCCTGCTGGCCGTCGCCACCGCGGTACATGCGCTGCTGCAGCGCCGGGAGACCGGGGCGGTGATCGCCTGGGTCGGCCTGATCTTCCTGTTGCCGCTGGCCGGTTCGATCCTGTATTGGCTGTTCGGAATAAACCGCATCCGCAGGCGCGCCCGGGCGCTGCGCGAGGGCCACAGCCCCGCCCCGGCCGCTCACCGCAGCCTCGACGTGGACCCCGACCTGAGCGCGCGCTGGCGCGGGCTGCTCGGCTCCGGCGACGCGCTGAGCCCGTTCACCGTTGCGCCGGGTAACCGCGTGACCCCGCTGTTCGATGGCGACCGGGCCTACCAGGCGATGCTCTACGCGATCGACGGGGCGCAGCGGCGCGTGACCCTCGCGACCTATATCTTCGACGCCGACCCCATCGGCCTGCATTTCGCCGAGCGGCTGAAGGCCGCCCGGGACCGTGGCGTCGACGTGCGGGTGCTGATCGACGGCATCGGCGCCCGCTACAGCCGCCGCAGCATGCTGCGGCATCTGCGCCGGCTCGGGGTCCGTACCGCGGCGTTCCTGCCAGTACAGCTGCCGCGCACCGTCGCGGTATTCAATCTCCGGAATCACCGCAAGCTGCTGGTCGTCGACGGCACGATCGGATTCACCGGCGGCATGAACATCCGGCGCGGTCACTGCCGGACCGCCCCCGGCAAGCACCCGATTCACGATCTCCACTTCGAAATCGAAGGGCCTGTGGTGGAGCAGCTCGAGGCGATCTTCTGCGAGGACTGGCACTTCAGTACGCGGGAACGGGTCACGACCGCACCGGGATCGGACCGGCCGGCCGGTCCGCCGCCCGGCCACACACCGTGCCGGGGGCTTCCCGACGGCCCCGACGAAGACTTCGAGGTTCTGCAGTTCACGCTGCTGGCGGCGCTGGCCGAGGCCCGGGAGCGGGTCACCATCGTGACGCCCTACTTCCTGCCCGATGTCGGCCTGCTCGGCGCGTTGAAGACCGCAGCGCTGCGCGGGGTACAGGTGGACATCCTGCTTCCGGAACGCAGCAATCTGCGCCTGGTGCAGTGGGCCGGAAACCCGCTGCACACGGAACTAGTGGAACGTGGCTGCCGGTTGTGGCTCACCCCGCCGCCGTTCAACCACAGCAAGCTGATGCTGGTCGACGAGTGCTGGGTACTGTTCGGGTCGGGCAACTGGGATCCACGCAGCCTGCGGCTGAATTTCGAGTTCAACGTCGAATGCTACGACGCCGAACTGGGCCGCCGGCTGGGCCGCTGGGCATCCGAGCTGCGCGCACGCTCGCGGCGGCTGGATCTCGCCGAGATCCAGAAACGGCCGATCCCGATGCGCCTGCGCGACGGGGCCGCACGGCTCCTGACGCCGTACCTCTAA
- a CDS encoding c-type cytochrome yields the protein MMDLVHGGEVEVDARARPLRERKRPGRARGVAAAHLAIAAIVIAGLLVAGCTEPPREAERRDAETGRWYTVEQVMQGAPLYVAYCASCHGGQAEGAEEWRRRLPDGRWRPPPLNGTAHTWHHPLWQLRQQIREGSDPEHGDMPPFADILSAAEIDAVIAWFQSHWPDRIYAAWLDYDANFPAP from the coding sequence ATGATGGACCTGGTTCATGGCGGCGAGGTTGAGGTTGATGCGCGAGCACGGCCGTTACGCGAGCGAAAACGACCCGGTCGCGCGCGGGGAGTGGCCGCGGCGCACCTCGCGATTGCCGCAATCGTGATTGCGGGGCTGCTGGTGGCCGGCTGCACGGAGCCCCCGCGCGAGGCAGAACGACGGGATGCGGAGACCGGCCGGTGGTATACGGTCGAGCAGGTCATGCAGGGCGCTCCGCTGTATGTTGCGTACTGCGCATCGTGCCATGGTGGGCAGGCCGAAGGCGCCGAGGAATGGCGACGGCGCCTGCCGGATGGCCGCTGGCGGCCGCCGCCGCTGAACGGCACGGCGCACACCTGGCACCACCCGCTCTGGCAGCTGCGGCAGCAGATCCGGGAGGGCTCCGATCCCGAGCACGGCGACATGCCGCCGTTTGCGGATATCCTGTCGGCTGCGGAGATCGATGCCGTGATCGCCTGGTTTCAGAGCCACTGGCCGGACCGGATCTACGCCGCATGGCTGGACTATGACGCCAATTTCCCTGCGCCCTGA
- a CDS encoding LysM peptidoglycan-binding domain-containing protein: MNDSQPPLQPRARRPGFPRPVLVAGALFLALSLSGTGQAETAAENAASETGPDALLERIHSMEGMLGNLRDENEMLSAELSTARTELAAHGEERALFRADIASLEGELEATNRTLSELQATADQAWAESEDARNELANLRAAHEILQAELSQARTELAAQGEERALLRAEITDLENQLTETQAVASDARQGREQAEAAAADLQAAKEILEAELSQARTELAAQGEERALLRAEITDLENQLTETQAVASDARQGREQAEDAAADLQAAKEILEAELSQARTELAAQGEERALLRAEITDLENQLTSARTELSEVRNANEDLRQEQQAARDELATLQTSMDDLRARLDESQAELTRAQSNQAALQEELAAVQQARTEAQAESERELARLRAMLPPDEGGSLDLEAVRAQAAQHARELRAANRALRPGSSAEPRQLEAIEAAAEQLRREQALVVRAQGGTLYQVKPGETLGMIAARFYGEGNTWPQVQEIYEANRHILETPDQVWPGTTLILP; this comes from the coding sequence ATGAACGACTCGCAACCCCCGCTGCAGCCACGGGCCCGACGACCGGGGTTCCCGCGACCTGTACTGGTCGCGGGCGCGCTGTTCCTGGCCCTGAGCCTTTCCGGCACGGGCCAGGCCGAGACCGCCGCTGAAAACGCTGCCTCGGAGACCGGGCCCGACGCCCTGCTGGAACGGATCCATTCCATGGAGGGCATGCTCGGCAACCTGCGCGACGAGAACGAGATGCTCTCTGCAGAGCTGTCGACCGCCCGGACCGAACTCGCAGCCCACGGAGAGGAACGCGCGCTATTCCGCGCCGACATCGCCTCGCTGGAAGGCGAACTCGAGGCCACCAACCGGACGCTATCCGAGCTCCAAGCCACGGCCGACCAGGCCTGGGCAGAATCCGAGGATGCGCGGAACGAGCTGGCCAACCTGCGCGCAGCCCACGAAATACTCCAGGCCGAGCTCTCCCAGGCCCGTACCGAACTCGCCGCCCAGGGCGAGGAACGCGCCCTGCTCCGCGCCGAGATCACCGACCTCGAGAACCAGCTGACCGAGACACAGGCCGTCGCCAGCGATGCCCGCCAGGGCCGCGAACAGGCCGAGGCCGCCGCCGCGGACCTGCAGGCCGCCAAGGAGATCCTCGAGGCCGAGCTCTCCCAGGCCCGTACCGAACTCGCCGCCCAGGGCGAGGAACGCGCCCTGCTCCGCGCCGAGATCACCGACCTCGAGAACCAGCTGACCGAGACACAGGCCGTCGCCAGCGACGCCCGCCAGGGCCGCGAACAGGCCGAGGACGCCGCCGCGGACCTGCAGGCCGCCAAGGAGATCCTCGAGGCCGAGCTCTCCCAGGCCCGTACCGAACTCGCCGCCCAGGGCGAGGAACGCGCCCTGCTCCGCGCCGAGATCACCGACCTCGAGAACCAGCTGACGTCCGCCCGGACCGAACTGAGCGAAGTCCGCAACGCGAACGAAGACCTCCGGCAGGAACAACAGGCGGCCCGCGATGAACTCGCCACGCTACAAACCAGCATGGACGATCTCAGGGCGCGACTGGACGAGTCACAGGCGGAACTGACCCGCGCACAATCCAACCAGGCCGCCCTGCAGGAAGAACTGGCCGCTGTGCAACAGGCACGCACCGAGGCCCAGGCCGAGAGCGAACGCGAACTCGCCCGCCTGCGTGCGATGCTGCCGCCGGACGAGGGAGGCTCGCTGGATCTGGAAGCCGTCCGCGCACAGGCCGCCCAGCATGCTCGCGAGCTGCGCGCTGCCAACCGCGCACTGCGGCCGGGCAGCAGCGCCGAACCACGACAGCTGGAAGCCATCGAGGCAGCCGCCGAGCAACTGCGCCGCGAGCAGGCACTGGTGGTCCGCGCCCAAGGGGGAACGCTGTACCAGGTGAAGCCCGGGGAAACACTTGGCATGATCGCGGCCCGGTTCTATGGCGAAGGCAACACCTGGCCCCAGGTCCAGGAGATCTACGAGGCCAACCGCCACATCCTGGAAACCCCGGACCAGGTCTGGCCCGGAACGACCCTGATCCTGCCGTGA
- the lptG gene encoding LPS export ABC transporter permease LptG: protein MTTVLGRYVIAQVLIGTLFALLLLVTLDGVFALIGELGDIGRGQYGLWEAVVYVLLTLPRRVYELVPTAALLGSLLWLGNLASNSELTAMRAAGVTRVRLVSWVMQGGLVVVVGMVGLGELLAPEAEARAQHLKAFAFDERMTVGRIGLWARDGNRIVHADAVLPGDRLAGVRVIELGPTGGVRSITKVDRAEFEGDRWRLLEVARSRVSPFGVIPERQSEEISDRLLAPEYFGVLVVEPRQMAAGDLARYIRYLQENHLESAAYEVAFWQRVILPASTWVMLLLAIPFLFGHQREGGAGRRLFIGLVLGVGFVIVMRTMTHMGLVYDLPPWVAASAPLWLFLLIALVALARVRG from the coding sequence ATGACGACGGTACTCGGCCGCTATGTGATCGCCCAGGTGCTGATCGGAACCCTGTTCGCGCTGTTGCTGCTGGTGACCCTGGACGGCGTGTTCGCGCTGATCGGCGAACTGGGTGACATCGGGCGCGGCCAGTATGGGCTCTGGGAGGCGGTCGTCTACGTCCTGTTGACTCTGCCACGTCGCGTCTACGAACTGGTGCCGACGGCGGCCTTGCTGGGGAGTCTGCTGTGGCTCGGCAACCTGGCGTCGAACAGCGAGTTGACGGCGATGCGCGCCGCCGGCGTAACGCGGGTGCGACTCGTGAGCTGGGTGATGCAGGGCGGCCTGGTGGTGGTGGTGGGCATGGTCGGCCTGGGCGAACTGCTGGCGCCCGAGGCCGAGGCGCGTGCGCAGCACCTGAAGGCTTTCGCATTTGACGAGCGGATGACGGTCGGCCGGATCGGTCTCTGGGCCCGCGACGGCAATCGGATCGTCCATGCCGATGCGGTCCTGCCCGGGGACCGGCTGGCCGGAGTGCGTGTGATCGAGTTGGGTCCCACCGGGGGGGTGCGGTCGATCACGAAGGTGGACCGGGCCGAGTTCGAAGGAGACCGCTGGCGGTTGTTGGAGGTCGCCCGATCACGGGTATCACCGTTCGGCGTGATTCCGGAAAGGCAGTCCGAGGAGATCTCGGACCGGCTGCTGGCCCCGGAATATTTCGGTGTGCTGGTGGTGGAGCCGCGCCAGATGGCCGCTGGCGACCTGGCGCGATATATCCGGTACCTGCAGGAGAACCATCTCGAGTCCGCCGCCTACGAAGTGGCCTTCTGGCAGCGTGTCATTCTGCCGGCCAGCACCTGGGTGATGCTGCTGCTGGCGATCCCGTTCCTGTTCGGACACCAGCGCGAGGGCGGCGCCGGGCGACGCCTGTTCATTGGGCTGGTGCTCGGTGTGGGTTTCGTGATCGTGATGCGAACGATGACGCACATGGGACTGGTCTACGACCTCCCGCCCTGGGTCGCCGCCAGTGCGCCGCTCTGGCTGTTCCTGCTGATCGCGCTGGTGGCGCTGGCCAGGGTACGGGGTTGA
- the lptF gene encoding LPS export ABC transporter permease LptF, with amino-acid sequence MAGGAVVLAVPRTRGGRRVIRPLLIERFLARDFLVTQAAVTAVLLLVIIGGVLGRVLRDVAEGRIPLDVLPALVAFGSFKGLMLLWPVALFLSFLLVLGRMQRDSELIAMQAGGVSFARLYRAIYLVAIPAALVLLFLMSFVVPRVEAMVDQLRDRADQRSDLVGITPGRFLRSRVGDQVFFAESLTPDRQALLGVFIYHERADGIAEVTVATRAIAELHASARYLVLEDGHRYVGVPGEGSFQMLDFDRLRMRVPDPTLAEPRRSLDGVPIAELWEQRHQPVFRGELEWRLAMPVSVLMLALVALPLGLVPPRSGRYAAVPLAIVVYALYANLLIMGKSWVIVGQVPMWLGLWWVHLLPLSVWLVLSWRRCLWPVLLRPMRDGSR; translated from the coding sequence ATGGCCGGTGGGGCCGTCGTGCTGGCGGTTCCGCGAACCCGGGGCGGTCGCCGCGTGATTCGTCCGCTGCTGATCGAGCGTTTTCTTGCCCGCGACTTCCTGGTGACCCAGGCCGCGGTCACCGCGGTGCTGCTGCTGGTTATCATCGGCGGTGTGCTGGGCCGTGTCTTGCGCGACGTCGCGGAAGGCCGGATTCCTCTCGACGTACTGCCGGCGCTGGTGGCGTTCGGGTCGTTCAAGGGGCTGATGCTCCTGTGGCCGGTCGCGCTGTTCCTGTCGTTCCTGTTGGTGCTGGGCAGGATGCAGCGCGACAGCGAACTGATCGCGATGCAGGCCGGCGGCGTATCTTTCGCTCGTCTGTATCGGGCGATCTACCTGGTCGCGATTCCTGCGGCGCTGGTCCTGTTGTTCCTGATGTCGTTCGTGGTGCCCCGGGTGGAAGCGATGGTGGATCAGCTTCGGGACCGGGCGGACCAGCGATCCGACCTGGTGGGGATCACGCCGGGCAGATTTCTGCGCTCGCGTGTGGGTGACCAGGTGTTCTTCGCGGAAAGTCTGACGCCCGACCGTCAGGCGCTGCTCGGCGTGTTCATCTACCACGAGCGTGCCGATGGTATCGCCGAGGTCACGGTGGCGACGCGGGCCATCGCGGAGCTGCACGCCAGCGCGCGCTATCTGGTTCTGGAGGACGGCCACCGTTACGTCGGCGTTCCGGGCGAGGGCTCCTTTCAGATGCTGGATTTCGATCGCCTGCGCATGCGCGTGCCGGATCCAACATTGGCGGAGCCTAGGCGCAGTCTCGACGGGGTTCCGATCGCGGAGCTCTGGGAACAGCGGCACCAGCCGGTGTTCCGTGGGGAACTCGAGTGGCGGCTGGCGATGCCGGTGTCGGTGCTGATGCTGGCTCTGGTCGCGCTGCCGCTGGGGCTGGTGCCCCCGCGCAGCGGGCGATACGCGGCGGTGCCGCTGGCGATCGTCGTGTATGCCCTGTATGCAAACCTGCTGATCATGGGCAAGTCCTGGGTGATCGTCGGGCAGGTGCCGATGTGGCTCGGGCTGTGGTGGGTGCACCTGCTGCCATTGTCGGTCTGGCTGGTGCTGTCGTGGCGCCGGTGCCTGTGGCCGGTCCTGCTCCGGCCGATGAGGGACGGTTCGAGATGA
- a CDS encoding leucyl aminopeptidase, which translates to MQFSVTTDPIDKPRAGLRVVGVFQKRKLGTTATALDAALEGGIGNVLKAGEMDGEAGSTLLIPASAKGAAGTVLAGLGKPKEFAAGSARKACTAVAKLLAERPAATVAIAAGDLLPTGQDIGWLIRTLVAGIGDAAYRFNDYKGKEEVKPIRLQRVIFCVAEDQAVDAEKACIEAAAILAGSNHTRDLGNTPPNDLYPETLAEAARALAKEHKKLEATVLDEQELEKLGANAILAVGRGSERPPRLIALEYGGGPKDAAPIVLVGKGITFDTGGISLKPGEAMDEMKYDMCGAATVLGVMKAVSQLKLPLNVVGVITSAENMPDGRATRPGDIVKTLSGRTVEILNTDAEGRLVLCDALTWVERFKPKAVIDIATLTGACIIALGHQASAVLGNDEDLVAALKQAGESSHDRTWELPLWDEYQEQLKSNFADMANIGGRPAGTITAACFLARFAEKYPWAHLDIAGVAWKSGKEKGATGRPVPLLMHYLLDQAAQ; encoded by the coding sequence ATGCAATTCTCGGTCACTACCGATCCGATCGACAAACCCAGGGCCGGCCTGCGCGTGGTGGGGGTGTTCCAGAAACGCAAGCTCGGCACCACTGCCACGGCCCTGGACGCCGCGTTGGAAGGTGGCATCGGGAACGTGCTCAAGGCGGGGGAGATGGATGGCGAGGCCGGCAGCACGCTGCTGATCCCCGCCAGCGCGAAGGGCGCCGCGGGCACGGTGCTGGCCGGGCTCGGCAAACCGAAGGAGTTCGCTGCTGGGTCCGCGCGCAAGGCCTGCACGGCGGTCGCGAAACTGCTCGCCGAACGCCCGGCCGCCACAGTGGCCATCGCCGCCGGAGATCTGCTGCCGACCGGACAGGACATCGGCTGGCTGATACGGACGCTGGTCGCCGGGATTGGCGACGCGGCCTACCGGTTCAACGACTACAAGGGCAAGGAGGAGGTCAAGCCTATCCGGCTGCAGCGGGTGATCTTCTGCGTGGCCGAAGATCAGGCGGTCGATGCGGAGAAGGCCTGCATCGAGGCTGCCGCGATCCTCGCTGGTTCGAATCACACCCGCGATCTCGGCAACACCCCGCCCAACGACCTCTACCCGGAGACGCTGGCCGAGGCGGCACGGGCGCTCGCGAAGGAACACAAGAAGCTCGAGGCCACCGTGCTCGACGAACAGGAACTCGAAAAACTCGGCGCCAATGCGATCCTGGCTGTCGGCCGGGGCTCCGAGCGCCCGCCGCGCCTGATCGCGCTGGAGTACGGCGGCGGGCCGAAGGACGCGGCGCCAATCGTGCTGGTCGGCAAGGGCATCACCTTCGACACCGGGGGCATCTCGCTGAAACCGGGCGAGGCCATGGACGAAATGAAGTACGACATGTGCGGCGCCGCAACCGTGCTTGGCGTGATGAAGGCCGTCAGTCAACTCAAGCTGCCGCTGAACGTGGTGGGCGTGATCACCAGCGCCGAGAACATGCCCGACGGTCGTGCCACACGCCCCGGCGACATCGTGAAGACCCTGTCCGGCAGGACGGTCGAGATCCTGAACACCGACGCCGAGGGGCGCCTGGTGCTCTGCGACGCGCTCACCTGGGTCGAGCGCTTCAAGCCCAAGGCCGTGATCGACATCGCGACGCTGACCGGCGCCTGCATCATCGCGTTGGGGCACCAGGCCAGCGCGGTGCTCGGCAACGACGAGGATCTGGTGGCTGCGTTGAAGCAGGCCGGCGAGAGCAGCCACGACCGCACCTGGGAACTGCCACTGTGGGACGAATACCAGGAGCAGCTGAAGAGCAATTTCGCGGACATGGCCAATATCGGCGGCCGCCCTGCCGGCACCATCACCGCTGCCTGTTTCCTGGCGCGCTTCGCGGAAAAGTATCCCTGGGCGCACCTGGACATCGCCGGGGTGGCATGGAAGAGCGGCAAGGAAAAGGGCGCAACCGGGCGCCCGGTACCGCTATTGATGCACTACCTGCTGGACCAGGCTGCTCAGTAG
- a CDS encoding DNA polymerase III subunit chi, with translation MTRVAFYLLAARDEQARRLFACRLARKVSRMGHHVHIHTPDAGSTDEMDRLLWTFEDIAFLPHGTDVNDPDSPVTVHDQAAPADRCDVLINLAPEVPEYFGRFERVADLVGGDATARARGRERYRFFKERGYPLEHHEIDP, from the coding sequence ATGACGCGCGTCGCCTTCTACCTGCTCGCGGCCCGCGATGAGCAAGCGCGGCGCCTGTTTGCCTGCCGCCTCGCGCGCAAGGTCAGCAGGATGGGCCACCACGTGCACATCCATACGCCGGACGCGGGCAGCACAGACGAGATGGACCGGCTGCTGTGGACCTTCGAGGACATCGCGTTCCTGCCACATGGCACCGATGTCAACGATCCCGACAGCCCGGTCACGGTGCACGACCAGGCGGCTCCCGCAGACCGCTGCGACGTGCTGATCAACCTCGCGCCCGAAGTGCCGGAGTACTTCGGGCGTTTCGAGCGCGTCGCCGATCTGGTCGGCGGCGACGCGACGGCACGGGCACGGGGCCGCGAGCGCTACCGCTTCTTCAAGGAACGCGGCTACCCGCTGGAGCACCACGAGATCGACCCCTGA
- a CDS encoding type 1 glutamine amidotransferase, which yields MRIAILQHVPHEGPAALDEWTRARGHEKTDYPLYQGQALPAPAAFECLVVLGGGMSVHDTGIHAWIEPERVLIRAAMAERIPVIGICLGAQQLAHALGARVVPNPVREVGFWPIRRVGDALPLPAETTALHWHGDTFDLPEDAYRLAASDACRNQIFVTGDGLGLGLQCHLEATPQWIDACCTHDADYLIPGPWMQDAARLRAERAAYPTMHAALFDLLDAFLDCARRAGEVLRRDDD from the coding sequence ATGCGCATCGCGATACTCCAGCACGTACCCCACGAGGGTCCCGCGGCCCTCGACGAATGGACCCGCGCCCGCGGCCACGAAAAGACCGATTACCCCCTGTACCAGGGCCAGGCACTGCCCGCACCCGCCGCGTTCGAGTGCCTGGTGGTTCTCGGTGGCGGCATGAGTGTTCACGACACCGGTATCCACGCGTGGATCGAGCCCGAACGCGTGCTGATCCGTGCGGCCATGGCCGAGCGGATTCCCGTGATCGGCATCTGCCTCGGCGCCCAGCAGCTCGCTCATGCACTGGGTGCCCGGGTCGTTCCGAACCCGGTGCGCGAAGTGGGCTTCTGGCCGATCCGGCGCGTCGGCGACGCCCTGCCGCTGCCCGCTGAGACGACGGCCCTGCACTGGCATGGCGACACCTTCGATCTGCCCGAGGACGCGTATCGGCTCGCAGCCAGCGATGCCTGCCGGAACCAGATCTTCGTTACCGGCGATGGTCTTGGCCTCGGCCTGCAATGCCACTTGGAAGCGACACCGCAATGGATCGACGCCTGTTGCACCCACGACGCCGACTACCTGATTCCGGGGCCATGGATGCAGGATGCCGCCCGGCTCCGCGCCGAACGCGCTGCCTATCCGACCATGCACGCAGCGTTGTTCGATCTGCTCGACGCCTTCCTCGACTGCGCCCGGCGCGCGGGCGAGGTTTTGCGCCGCGACGACGACTGA